A part of Lepisosteus oculatus isolate fLepOcu1 chromosome 16, fLepOcu1.hap2, whole genome shotgun sequence genomic DNA contains:
- the tp53rk gene encoding EKC/KEOPS complex subunit TP53RK, which produces MALEKASGAARPFLDGVEVVKQGAEARLYRGQFLGRAAIVKERFPKRYRHPSLDEKLTHRRTVQEVRSILRCRKAGIATPVVYFVDYTSHCIFLEEIVGAVTVRDHLNSARACGRDPEHLHALVERMGQILAKMHDEDVVHGDLTTSNMLLRGDADGGNAELVLIDFGLSYISALPEDKGVDLYVLEKAFLSTHPNTEELFGALLESYAACSKKSSPVIKKLDEVRLRGRKRSMVG; this is translated from the exons ATGGCTCTTGAGAAAGCGAGCGGCGCGGCCCGGCCGTTTCTGGACGGAGTGGAGGTGGTGAAGCAGGGAGCCGAGGCGCGGCTGTACCGGGGGCAGTTCCTGGGCAGAGCGGCGATCGTGAAGGAGCGGTTCCCGAAGCGGTACCGACACCCGTCCCTGGACGAGAAGCTCACTCACCGCAGGACCGTCCAGGAGGTGCGGTCCATCCTGCGCTGCAGAAAGGCAG GCATCGCTACTCCGGTAGTTTATTTTGTCgactacacctcccactgcaTCTTCCTTGAAGAGATTGTGGGCGCGGTCACAGTGCGGGACCATCTCAACTCTGCCCGGGCCTGCGGGAGAGACCCCGAGCATCTTCACGCTCTCGTGGAGAGGATGGGGCAGATTCTGGCCAAGATGCACGACGAGGATGTGGTCCATGGGGACCTGACCACCTCCAATATGCTTCTGAGGGGGGACGCCGACGGCGGCAACGCAGAGCTGGTGCTGATCGACTTCGGGCTGAGCTACATCTCGGCCCTGCCGGAGGACAAAGGGGTGGACCTGTACGTGTTAGAGAAGGCGTTCCTGAGCACCCACCCCAACACGGAAGAGCTCTTCGGGGCGCTGCTGGAAAGTTACGCCGCTTGCTCAAAGAAGTCGTCTCCCGTCATCAAAAAACTGGATGAAGTGAGACTCCGCGGTAGGAAAAGGTCAATGGTGGGCTGA